The Streptomyces sp. NBC_00569 genomic sequence CGCCGCCAGCGCCGAGAGCGACGTGTCACCGAGGTAGACCGTGGCCAACTCCCGTACGGACAGGGCGAGATCGGCGTCGTCGTCGGTGCGCTTGCAGGACGCCCCCTTCGCGTCCCCGGTCAGCCGCCACCGCCCCGCGTTCCACGGACAGAACTCGTCCGTCACGTCCAGGACGACGTCGACCGGCGCCTGATATGTGCGGGCCTCCAGCGCGGCCCCGAGGTCCACGAGCCGTACGTGCATCGAGTCCCGCAGCCGCACCTGGCACCGCCGGATGTCACTGACGAGGGAGAACAGCGGGTCGTCGACCGGCCGGTTGCGTGCCTGGACGGTCGACGTCAGGTCGATGTCCAGGAGGAAGCGCCACAGCGCCGCGTACGCCGCCGGGTCGAGCGCGTCGATGTGCCGCAGCGTGATCCGGCCCTTGGGACCGGCCGCGTCCCACTCGGGCTTGTTGTGGAACCGGACGTAGCCGACCGTCTCGCCGTCCCGCTCGGCCAGCACGCACTGCATCGGCGACGCGCCCTCGCGCTCCGACGGAGGGTCGAGCAGCGGCAGCCGCTCCCAGCCGGGCCTGCGGGCGAGCATGCCGGGCCGGGTGCCGATCGTCCGCACGTACACGGCCTCGCACGCGGCGGCCGCCTCGGCGACGTCGGCGAACCGCAGCCGAACGTCGTCCGTGCCCGCCGGGGCGTTGATCCGCACCCGCGTCGAGTCGATCTCCACGCTCGCCTGCCGCGTCGCGATCCCGTACCCGAAGCGGCCGTAGATCGCGGGCTC encodes the following:
- a CDS encoding GNAT family N-acetyltransferase, with protein sequence MTMDVRVLRRENWHEWYAKLELAFGGVPEAPEERALWDDLTEFDRSIGVWDGDRCVGTAGAFTFRVTVPGGAQVPAAGVTMVSVAATDRRRGVLTSMMRRQLDDVRSWGEPLAVLTASEPAIYGRFGYGIATRQASVEIDSTRVRINAPAGTDDVRLRFADVAEAAAACEAVYVRTIGTRPGMLARRPGWERLPLLDPPSEREGASPMQCVLAERDGETVGYVRFHNKPEWDAAGPKGRITLRHIDALDPAAYAALWRFLLDIDLTSTVQARNRPVDDPLFSLVSDIRRCQVRLRDSMHVRLVDLGAALEARTYQAPVDVVLDVTDEFCPWNAGRWRLTGDAKGASCKRTDDDADLALSVRELATVYLGDTSLSALAAAGRVPELRPGAVDEAALAFGSTVAPWLPHGF